In Deltaproteobacteria bacterium GWC2_55_46, a single window of DNA contains:
- a CDS encoding diaminopimelate decarboxylase yields the protein MHFFDYKGRSFYAEGVPVERIVKEIGTPVYIYSQKTLKRHFRAYDEAFSGAPHLICYSIKANSNLSVLKTFSEEGSGFDIVSGGELFRALKVGAYPGKIVFSGVGKRADEIEYALKSGILMFNVESPEELRAIDKIAGRLRKKAGIAIRVNPDVDPKTHPYISTGLKKNKFGIETAEAFKEYLYAKRKLGNVNPIGIDCHIGSQITQIGPFVDALKKTTGLLKMLRAEGVEIKYLDMGGGLGITYDKETPPHPSRYGEAVLKGTKGLGLTLIFEPGRSMVGNAGILATTVVYTKKGTKKNFIIVDAAMNDLARPSLYGSYHAIKAVKKNGKREITADVVGPICESGDFLAKDREVPAVKAGESLAVMSAGAYGFSMSSNYNTRPRAAEVMVSGREFFVVRKREGLNDLLAGEELIVKKKAARRR from the coding sequence ATGCACTTTTTCGACTACAAAGGCAGGAGCTTCTACGCTGAGGGCGTCCCGGTTGAGCGTATAGTAAAAGAGATAGGCACGCCTGTCTATATATACAGCCAGAAGACGCTAAAGCGCCACTTCAGGGCCTATGACGAGGCCTTCTCTGGCGCGCCGCACCTTATCTGCTATTCTATCAAGGCGAACTCCAATCTCTCGGTGTTGAAGACCTTCTCCGAGGAAGGCAGCGGCTTCGATATCGTCTCGGGCGGCGAGCTCTTCAGGGCATTGAAGGTTGGCGCCTACCCCGGTAAGATAGTCTTCTCAGGCGTGGGCAAGAGGGCTGACGAGATAGAGTACGCTCTAAAAAGCGGGATACTCATGTTCAACGTCGAATCCCCCGAGGAGCTTCGCGCGATAGATAAGATCGCCGGGAGGCTCAGGAAGAAGGCTGGCATAGCGATAAGGGTCAACCCGGACGTAGACCCCAAGACCCATCCGTACATATCGACAGGGCTCAAGAAGAACAAGTTCGGCATAGAGACAGCCGAGGCCTTCAAGGAATACCTCTACGCCAAAAGGAAGCTTGGAAACGTAAACCCCATCGGCATAGACTGCCACATAGGTTCTCAGATAACGCAGATCGGGCCATTCGTAGACGCCCTCAAAAAGACCACCGGCCTTCTCAAGATGCTCAGGGCCGAAGGTGTAGAGATAAAGTACCTGGACATGGGCGGCGGCCTCGGCATCACCTATGATAAAGAGACGCCCCCGCACCCGAGCAGGTACGGCGAAGCGGTACTGAAGGGGACAAAGGGCCTAGGGCTTACGCTCATATTCGAGCCGGGCAGGTCGATGGTCGGTAACGCCGGTATCCTCGCCACGACCGTCGTCTACACCAAGAAGGGCACAAAGAAGAACTTCATAATAGTAGACGCCGCGATGAACGACCTCGCAAGGCCCAGCCTCTACGGGTCGTATCACGCCATAAAGGCGGTAAAGAAGAACGGGAAGAGGGAGATAACCGCCGATGTCGTCGGCCCCATCTGCGAATCGGGCGACTTTCTCGCGAAGGACAGGGAGGTGCCTGCCGTGAAGGCTGGCGAGTCCCTTGCCGTCATGAGCGCCGGGGCATACGGCTTTTCGATGTCTAGCAACTATAACACGCGCCCGAGGGCGGCGGAGGTCATGGTAAGCGGGCGCGAGTTCTTCGTCGTAAGAAAGAGGGAGGGTTTAAACGACCTCCTTGCCGGCGAAGAGCTTATTGTGAAGAAGAAAGCTGCCAGGAGAAGATAG
- a CDS encoding diaminopimelate epimerase: protein MKINFTKMHGLGNDFIVLDARKRDLSNTVKVVKKLSDRRFGVGFDQALILKDSKKADFRMDIYNNDGGRVEMCGNGIRCLAQYIWTNRLSRKPRLDIETLAGIIRPEKVGALVRVDMGEPVLEGKLIPTIVEGEIVDRRLAINDRTFEITCVSMGNPHCVIYVDDVDGFPVEKYGSQIEVNKFFPKKTNVEFIEVLGRTKIKMRVWERGAGETLACGTGASAAAVASIIKGYTGNKVTVLLRGGRLVIEWSKKNNHVYMTGPAEEVFTGQAEV, encoded by the coding sequence ATGAAGATCAACTTCACCAAGATGCACGGCCTCGGCAACGACTTCATAGTCCTTGACGCGCGGAAAAGGGATCTGTCCAATACCGTAAAGGTCGTAAAAAAGCTCTCTGACCGCAGGTTCGGCGTGGGCTTTGACCAGGCGCTCATCCTCAAGGACTCGAAGAAGGCCGACTTCAGGATGGATATCTACAACAACGACGGCGGCAGGGTAGAGATGTGCGGCAACGGCATACGCTGCCTCGCGCAGTATATCTGGACCAACAGGCTTTCAAGGAAGCCCCGTTTGGACATTGAAACGCTCGCCGGGATCATAAGGCCCGAGAAGGTCGGCGCGCTCGTAAGGGTCGACATGGGAGAGCCGGTGCTCGAAGGCAAGCTCATACCGACTATCGTCGAGGGCGAGATAGTGGACAGGAGGCTTGCCATAAACGACAGGACCTTTGAGATAACCTGTGTCTCCATGGGCAACCCGCACTGCGTCATCTACGTCGACGACGTAGACGGCTTTCCGGTCGAGAAGTACGGCTCTCAGATAGAGGTCAACAAGTTCTTCCCGAAAAAGACGAACGTAGAGTTCATAGAGGTCCTCGGGAGGACGAAGATAAAGATGAGAGTCTGGGAGCGCGGCGCGGGAGAGACCCTTGCCTGCGGCACCGGCGCTTCGGCGGCAGCCGTCGCGTCCATCATAAAGGGCTATACCGGCAACAAGGTAACGGTGCTCTTGCGGGGCGGCAGGCTCGTTATTGAGTGGTCGAAGAAAAATAACCACGTCTACATGACAGGTCCGGCTGAAGAGGTATTCACCGGTCAGGCGGAGGTCTAA
- a CDS encoding 4-hydroxy-tetrahydrodipicolinate synthase, producing the protein MDLKFTGSITALVTPFRDGVIDEAAFGRLIEFQIANGTDGLVPCGTTGESATLSYEEHYRVVELTIEIAAKRVPVIAGTGSNSTAETIVLTKHAQKAGADAALLITPYYNKPTQQGLFEHYKKVAEEVSIPLILYNVPGRTSVNMLPETVARLSLLKNIVGIKEATGDLKQVSDTIEMSRKGFIVLSGDDFTTLPLLTIGGHGVISVTSNVAPGMISDMIKAFAGGDLEKARELHYRLQPLHRAMFIETNPIPVKTALAMMGMVKDEFRLPLAGMNDANRQKLATVMGAFGLMPKGA; encoded by the coding sequence ATGGATCTCAAGTTTACAGGTTCTATAACGGCCCTGGTCACGCCATTCAGGGACGGGGTCATAGATGAGGCGGCCTTTGGAAGGCTCATAGAGTTCCAGATAGCCAACGGCACCGACGGCCTGGTCCCGTGCGGCACCACGGGCGAGTCCGCGACACTTTCCTACGAGGAGCACTACAGGGTAGTGGAGCTCACAATAGAGATAGCCGCGAAAAGGGTCCCGGTAATAGCGGGGACGGGTTCGAACTCCACAGCCGAGACGATAGTCCTCACGAAGCACGCTCAAAAGGCCGGGGCGGATGCCGCACTCCTCATAACCCCGTACTATAACAAGCCTACCCAGCAGGGACTCTTTGAGCATTACAAGAAGGTTGCCGAAGAGGTCTCGATACCGCTTATATTGTACAACGTCCCGGGGCGCACGAGCGTGAACATGCTTCCTGAGACGGTGGCCAGGCTCTCTCTTCTAAAGAACATAGTCGGCATAAAAGAGGCTACCGGAGACTTGAAGCAGGTGAGCGACACTATCGAGATGTCCAGGAAGGGCTTCATCGTCCTCTCAGGCGACGATTTCACCACACTGCCTCTGCTTACTATAGGCGGCCACGGGGTCATCTCTGTCACCTCGAACGTTGCGCCCGGCATGATCTCTGATATGATTAAGGCGTTCGCCGGGGGGGACCTCGAGAAGGCGCGGGAGCTGCATTACAGGCTCCAGCCGCTCCACAGGGCGATGTTCATCGAGACCAACCCGATACCCGTCAAGACCGCCCTCGCGATGATGGGCATGGTCAAGGATGAGTTCAGGCTTCCGCTTGCCGGGATGAATGACGCGAACAGGCAAAAACTCGCAACCGTTATGGGCGCGTTCGGGCTCATGCCGAAAGGGGCTTAA
- a CDS encoding 4-hydroxy-tetrahydrodipicolinate reductase — protein sequence MIKVAVTGAAGRMGRAIINSIDQNPRTELAGALEREDSPFTGKDAGEIIGIGKMGVRIMEDSEKAFKKADVIIDFSTPEATMKILEEAVRSGKAMVIGTTGFSLHQRDEIKELARGARVVMAPNMSIGVNLLLKLVHEAATVVGREYDMEIIEAHHRLKKDAPSGTALKIAEVAANAVGRDLEKVGVYERKGIIGERRPEEIGIQTIRAGDIVGDHTIIFAGPGERVEITHKASSRDTFAAGAVKAAVWVMDKPNGLYDMQDVLGLK from the coding sequence ATGATAAAGGTCGCGGTAACCGGCGCCGCAGGCAGGATGGGCAGGGCGATAATAAACTCGATAGACCAGAACCCCAGGACAGAGCTTGCCGGGGCGCTCGAGAGGGAGGATTCCCCTTTTACCGGCAAGGACGCCGGTGAGATCATCGGCATAGGCAAGATGGGCGTCAGGATAATGGAGGACTCTGAAAAGGCCTTCAAAAAGGCCGACGTAATAATAGATTTCAGCACCCCTGAAGCGACCATGAAGATACTCGAAGAGGCCGTAAGGTCGGGCAAGGCCATGGTCATAGGCACAACCGGTTTTTCGCTCCACCAGAGGGATGAGATAAAGGAGCTTGCCAGGGGCGCGAGGGTCGTTATGGCGCCCAACATGTCTATCGGGGTAAACCTCCTTTTAAAGCTCGTGCACGAGGCAGCGACTGTCGTGGGAAGGGAATATGACATGGAGATAATCGAGGCGCACCACAGGCTTAAAAAGGACGCGCCTTCGGGCACGGCCCTGAAGATAGCAGAGGTGGCCGCTAACGCAGTCGGGCGGGACCTCGAAAAGGTCGGCGTATACGAAAGAAAGGGCATAATCGGCGAGAGGAGGCCTGAGGAGATAGGCATACAGACTATCCGCGCCGGGGATATAGTCGGGGACCACACGATAATCTTCGCAGGCCCCGGAGAGAGGGTGGAGATAACCCACAAGGCCTCCTCAAGGGATACCTTCGCGGCCGGGGCTGTGAAGGCCGCCGTATGGGTAATGGACAAGCCCAACGGCCTTTACGATATGCAGGACGTGCTCGGCCTTAAATGA
- a CDS encoding phosphomethylpyrimidine synthase: protein MTQLEAARRGIVTEEMKNAALSEGVEAEYIRKGIEEGVIIITRNKLHRSIKGLAVGRGLRTKVNANIGSSQDKVDVNEELTKLRAAIEAGADAVMDLSTGGDVSAIRRSVMAESTVPIGTVPIYQAAYDARKKGKSFVEIDSEEMFASIEAHAEDGVDFVTVHCGVTRSSVEKVKKEGRIMGIVSRGGALTAEWMKFNKKENPLYEQYDRLIKIAKRYDMVLSLGDGLRPGCIADATDRGQVHELITLGELAKKAFDEGVQVMIEGPGHVPLDQIEANIILQKRLCNGAPFYVLGPLVTDIAPGYDHITSAIGGAIAAGAGADFLCYVTPSEHLRLPDVDDVREGVVACRIAAHAGDIAKKAKGAMEADIALSKARKALDWEGQIRLAIDPRRTRAIREASPPEDESVCTMCGQLCAIKIQK from the coding sequence ATGACACAGCTTGAGGCCGCCCGCAGGGGCATCGTTACGGAAGAGATGAAAAACGCCGCGCTCTCCGAGGGCGTTGAAGCGGAGTACATACGAAAGGGCATAGAAGAGGGCGTAATCATAATAACCAGGAACAAGCTCCACCGCTCGATAAAGGGGCTTGCCGTTGGCAGGGGCCTGCGCACCAAGGTCAACGCCAACATCGGCTCCTCCCAGGACAAGGTTGACGTCAATGAAGAGCTTACGAAACTCAGGGCCGCGATAGAGGCCGGCGCCGACGCCGTCATGGACCTCTCCACCGGAGGCGACGTCTCTGCCATAAGGCGCTCGGTCATGGCCGAGTCCACTGTCCCCATCGGCACGGTCCCCATTTACCAGGCCGCTTATGACGCGAGGAAAAAGGGCAAATCCTTTGTGGAGATCGACTCAGAGGAGATGTTCGCTTCTATCGAGGCGCACGCGGAAGACGGAGTAGACTTCGTAACGGTCCACTGCGGCGTTACAAGAAGCTCCGTGGAGAAGGTGAAAAAAGAGGGGCGCATCATGGGAATAGTGAGCCGCGGAGGCGCCCTCACCGCCGAGTGGATGAAGTTCAACAAGAAGGAGAACCCGCTCTACGAACAGTACGACAGGCTTATCAAGATAGCCAAAAGGTACGACATGGTCCTGAGCCTCGGCGACGGATTGAGGCCCGGCTGCATCGCCGACGCGACCGACAGGGGGCAGGTACATGAGCTTATAACCCTGGGCGAGCTCGCTAAAAAGGCCTTCGACGAGGGCGTGCAGGTCATGATAGAGGGGCCGGGACATGTGCCCTTAGACCAGATAGAGGCGAATATCATACTCCAGAAGAGGCTCTGCAACGGCGCGCCATTCTATGTCCTTGGCCCCCTTGTAACCGACATAGCGCCAGGCTATGACCATATCACCTCTGCCATCGGCGGGGCCATAGCAGCCGGGGCCGGGGCAGACTTCCTCTGCTACGTGACCCCAAGCGAGCACCTGAGGCTCCCCGATGTGGATGACGTAAGGGAAGGTGTCGTCGCCTGCCGGATAGCCGCGCACGCCGGTGACATAGCGAAGAAGGCGAAGGGGGCGATGGAGGCCGATATAGCCCTCTCCAAGGCAAGGAAGGCCCTTGACTGGGAAGGGCAGATAAGGCTTGCGATAGACCCCAGGAGGACAAGGGCTATAAGGGAGGCGAGCCCGCCGGAGGATGAATCGGTCTGCACCATGTGCGGCCAGCTCTGCGCGATAAAGATACAGAAATAA
- a CDS encoding thiamine-phosphate diphosphorylase, with protein MELPKLYLITDRSACASGAFLSTVEAALRGGVKLVQLREKDLSARELLGLANELRELTRAWGARLLINDRADIAMLCGADGVHLTSISYPASSARELLGKEGIIGVSTHSVKEARLAESQGADFVTFGPVYHTPSKAMYGEPLGVEELEKAVRALSIPVYALGGINIENIGEAASTGAYAALIRALLSCVDAEGAARELLTGMQAIDKEIR; from the coding sequence TTGGAACTGCCAAAGCTCTACCTCATAACAGACAGGTCGGCCTGCGCCTCCGGGGCATTTCTTTCTACCGTTGAAGCGGCCCTGCGTGGAGGAGTCAAGCTCGTGCAGCTCAGGGAAAAGGATCTCTCAGCCAGAGAACTCCTTGGGCTCGCCAACGAACTTCGTGAGCTGACCCGCGCCTGGGGCGCGAGGCTCCTTATAAACGACCGGGCCGATATAGCGATGCTTTGCGGGGCCGACGGGGTACACCTTACCTCAATAAGCTATCCGGCCTCATCCGCCAGGGAGCTTTTGGGCAAAGAGGGCATAATAGGGGTCTCGACCCACTCCGTAAAAGAGGCAAGGCTGGCTGAGTCTCAGGGGGCCGACTTCGTGACCTTCGGCCCTGTCTACCACACCCCGTCAAAGGCCATGTACGGAGAGCCGCTTGGGGTAGAAGAGCTTGAAAAGGCCGTCCGCGCGCTCTCGATACCGGTATACGCGCTCGGAGGGATAAACATAGAAAATATCGGGGAGGCCGCCTCCACAGGGGCTTACGCCGCGCTTATCAGAGCGCTTTTGTCTTGCGTGGACGCGGAAGGCGCGGCAAGGGAACTACTAACGGGAATGCAGGCAATAGACAAGGAGATAAGATGA
- a CDS encoding prolipoprotein diacylglyceryl transferase: MHPVLFQFGPVAVRFYGLMYVVAILVASVLITKEVKRKKIALTQDDVMNFIIWTVVGGIIGARAYYVAFNWDYYGANPFEIPAVWHGGLAIHGGLLGGISAAWLFLRRKSIAFWRMADAVAPSIILGQAFGRFGNFMNGDAHGRPTDLPWGIVFPPGSIAGSEFPGIPLHPVMLYEMLINLGIFSFLWFYLKKREHKSGFIFAVYLTLYSIGRFVVEGFRADSLMMDSMKAAQAVSVSIAAVSVIVIVSRRLWKA, translated from the coding sequence ATGCACCCTGTACTATTTCAATTCGGACCGGTTGCGGTAAGGTTCTACGGCCTCATGTACGTCGTCGCCATACTCGTGGCGAGCGTGCTCATCACGAAAGAGGTCAAGAGGAAAAAGATCGCCCTCACTCAGGACGACGTGATGAACTTCATCATCTGGACCGTGGTCGGCGGCATCATCGGCGCAAGGGCCTACTACGTCGCCTTCAACTGGGACTATTACGGCGCGAACCCCTTTGAGATACCGGCGGTCTGGCATGGCGGACTTGCCATACACGGCGGGCTCCTGGGCGGCATCTCGGCGGCATGGCTGTTCCTCCGCAGAAAGTCGATAGCCTTCTGGCGGATGGCTGACGCGGTAGCCCCCTCAATAATACTCGGCCAGGCCTTCGGCAGGTTCGGCAACTTCATGAACGGCGACGCCCACGGCAGGCCGACAGACCTTCCGTGGGGCATAGTCTTTCCGCCGGGATCGATAGCCGGCTCTGAGTTCCCTGGCATACCGCTCCACCCGGTCATGCTCTACGAGATGCTCATAAACCTGGGGATATTTTCTTTCCTGTGGTTCTACCTTAAAAAAAGGGAGCATAAGAGCGGCTTCATCTTTGCCGTATACCTTACGCTGTACTCCATCGGACGTTTCGTCGTCGAGGGCTTCAGGGCCGACAGCCTCATGATGGACTCGATGAAGGCCGCACAGGCCGTAAGCGTTTCGATAGCGGCTGTAAGCGTCATCGTCATAGTCTCACGGAGGCTATGGAAGGCTTAG
- a CDS encoding thiazole synthase — protein sequence MDVLKIGKYKFRSRLMVGTGKYPSNEIMVKALEASGAEVVTVAVRRVNLDRGSESLLDHIDPKKYTLLPNTAACYTAEEAIRTARLAREALATDFVKLEVIGDQRTLFPDNEALLEAARVLVKEGFTVLPYTNDDPIMAKKLEEAGCAAVMPLAAPIGSGLGIRNPYNIQIIREMIKIPVIVDAGVGTASDAAIAMELGCDGLLMNTGIAGADDPVSMARAMNLAVEAGRLAFLSGRIPKKLYAAASSPLAGVIQ from the coding sequence ATGGACGTGCTTAAGATAGGGAAATACAAGTTCAGGTCGCGCCTGATGGTAGGCACAGGCAAGTACCCTTCCAACGAGATAATGGTAAAGGCCCTTGAGGCCTCTGGCGCCGAGGTGGTAACGGTCGCCGTCAGAAGAGTCAACCTCGACCGCGGGAGTGAATCGCTCCTTGACCACATAGACCCGAAAAAGTATACGCTCCTGCCAAACACCGCCGCCTGCTACACGGCTGAAGAGGCGATAAGGACGGCACGGCTGGCGAGGGAGGCGCTTGCAACCGATTTCGTGAAGCTGGAGGTCATAGGCGACCAGAGGACCCTTTTCCCGGATAACGAGGCCCTTCTTGAGGCCGCCAGGGTCCTTGTGAAGGAAGGCTTTACTGTGCTGCCATACACCAACGACGACCCCATCATGGCTAAAAAACTTGAAGAGGCCGGGTGCGCTGCCGTGATGCCCCTTGCCGCTCCCATAGGCTCTGGCCTTGGGATCAGGAACCCTTACAATATCCAGATCATACGCGAGATGATAAAGATCCCGGTGATCGTTGACGCCGGTGTCGGGACCGCCTCCGACGCGGCGATAGCGATGGAGCTCGGCTGCGACGGGCTCCTCATGAATACCGGCATCGCCGGGGCCGATGACCCTGTCTCGATGGCGAGGGCGATGAACCTCGCGGTAGAGGCGGGCCGTCTGGCATTTTTGTCCGGCAGGATACCGAAAAAGCTCTACGCCGCGGCGTCCAGCCCTCTTGCCGGCGTAATACAGTAG
- a CDS encoding thiamine biosynthesis protein ThiS, with protein sequence MKIKINGEDREAQEGSTVEALLESLSIKREGIAVDLNREIVPRRLLGSTVLKEGDTLEIVRMVGGG encoded by the coding sequence ATGAAGATAAAGATCAACGGAGAAGACAGAGAGGCCCAGGAAGGGAGCACTGTAGAAGCCCTTCTTGAATCCCTCTCCATAAAAAGAGAGGGCATAGCCGTTGACCTCAACAGGGAGATAGTGCCCAGGAGGCTTCTGGGCTCTACGGTCCTTAAAGAAGGCGACACTTTGGAAATAGTCAGGATGGTCGGCGGGGGATAA
- a CDS encoding [FeFe] hydrogenase H-cluster radical SAM maturase HydG, with protein sequence MSIDHENIESLSAIGEPDKADTLRVLEIASRAKGLTLEEAAVLLATRDAELTKLMLQRAGEVKERVFGRRIVLFAPLYLSNYCTNGCKYCGFRSQNKGLARKALTVDEVVAEARSLEAMGFKRVLLVTGEDRRWGLDYIVSCVRAIYEGTGIRIVHVNAPPMDTDSLRELKRAGTGVYQSFQETYHRPTYALMHPSGRKKDYDFRLDVMDRAMEAGFDDVGIGPLLGLYDYRFDALASIAHSLHLFERFGAHAHTISIPRLRPAESGLAEVPHKVSDDELKKVVAVFRLSVPTAGIVASTREEAGFRGELIHTGATQLSAASKTNPGGYAGDKTLEQFSTNDHRSLAEVIDSIVDEGLLPSLCTTCYRVGRTGESFLDTTLAGAMGKFCQANALLTLKEYLLDFCQNGGRDAVERAIEEGLKDVTDPGLKKALAGKLKAIEEGKRDLYF encoded by the coding sequence ATGTCAATAGACCATGAAAATATAGAAAGCCTCTCGGCCATAGGCGAGCCGGATAAGGCCGATACCCTCCGGGTCCTTGAGATAGCGTCCAGGGCAAAGGGGCTAACCCTTGAAGAGGCCGCGGTGCTCCTGGCTACCAGGGACGCGGAGCTTACGAAGCTCATGCTTCAAAGGGCCGGAGAGGTCAAGGAGCGTGTCTTCGGCAGGCGCATAGTCCTTTTCGCGCCCCTTTACCTCTCGAACTATTGCACCAACGGCTGCAAGTACTGCGGCTTCAGGAGCCAGAACAAGGGGTTGGCGAGAAAGGCCCTTACCGTCGATGAGGTGGTGGCGGAGGCAAGGTCTCTCGAGGCCATGGGCTTCAAGCGCGTCCTGCTTGTAACCGGAGAGGACCGGAGGTGGGGCCTTGATTATATCGTTTCATGCGTAAGGGCTATATACGAGGGGACCGGGATAAGGATAGTCCATGTGAACGCCCCTCCCATGGATACAGACTCTCTCAGGGAGCTTAAGCGGGCCGGGACCGGGGTCTACCAGTCCTTCCAGGAGACCTATCACAGGCCTACCTACGCGCTCATGCACCCTTCCGGCAGGAAAAAGGACTATGACTTCAGGCTCGACGTGATGGACAGGGCCATGGAGGCCGGCTTTGACGACGTGGGCATCGGGCCCCTTCTCGGCCTCTATGACTATAGGTTCGACGCTCTCGCGTCAATAGCCCACTCGCTGCACCTTTTTGAAAGGTTCGGCGCACATGCCCATACTATCTCTATCCCGCGCCTGAGGCCGGCGGAGTCGGGGTTGGCCGAGGTGCCCCACAAGGTCTCTGACGATGAGCTGAAGAAGGTCGTGGCGGTATTCCGCCTGAGCGTGCCTACTGCCGGGATAGTCGCCTCCACCAGGGAAGAGGCCGGCTTCAGGGGCGAGCTCATACATACAGGGGCCACCCAGCTGAGCGCCGCTTCGAAGACAAACCCCGGCGGGTATGCCGGGGACAAGACCCTTGAGCAGTTCTCCACAAACGACCACAGGAGCCTTGCCGAGGTCATAGATTCCATCGTCGACGAGGGGCTGCTCCCGAGCCTGTGCACGACATGCTACAGGGTCGGCAGGACCGGGGAGAGCTTCCTGGATACGACCCTTGCCGGAGCGATGGGAAAGTTCTGCCAGGCGAACGCGCTACTCACCTTGAAGGAGTACCTGCTGGACTTCTGCCAGAACGGCGGAAGAGATGCGGTAGAGCGGGCGATAGAGGAAGGGCTGAAGGACGTAACTGATCCGGGCCTTAAAAAAGCGCTTGCCGGGAAGCTCAAGGCGATAGAGGAAGGCAAAAGGGACCTCTACTTTTAA
- a CDS encoding glycosyl transferase family 2 codes for MKPHELLVIIPAFNEAAAIGSVISSVMKHVPQADIVVINDGSTDRTAAIAEMLGVPVLNHIYNLGIGATMQTGYKYALQRGYKIAVQIDGDGQHPAEQIRDIVRPVAEGKADLVVGSRFLGEGDYRPSIARGVGMAFFSRVVSSIVRSRLTDTTSGFRAAGQNCIRFFSRHYPDDYPEVEALVLLHKNGFSIMEVPVKMSERSGGRSSITPVKSVYYMFKVFLAILVDLIKRT; via the coding sequence ATGAAACCCCACGAGCTGCTGGTCATAATCCCGGCCTTCAATGAGGCGGCTGCCATTGGCAGCGTCATCTCCTCTGTAATGAAGCACGTCCCTCAGGCCGATATAGTCGTCATAAACGACGGGTCCACAGACCGGACAGCCGCCATAGCCGAAATGCTTGGGGTGCCTGTGTTAAACCATATATACAACCTTGGCATAGGCGCCACCATGCAGACCGGATACAAGTACGCCCTTCAACGCGGATATAAAATAGCGGTGCAGATTGACGGTGACGGCCAGCACCCTGCCGAGCAGATACGCGATATCGTAAGGCCGGTTGCTGAGGGCAAGGCAGACCTTGTAGTCGGCTCGCGTTTTCTCGGGGAGGGAGACTACAGGCCTTCTATCGCCAGGGGGGTCGGGATGGCTTTTTTCTCAAGGGTAGTCTCGTCGATAGTAAGGTCGCGCCTTACCGACACGACCTCCGGCTTCAGGGCAGCGGGGCAGAACTGCATAAGGTTTTTTAGCCGACACTACCCGGACGACTACCCGGAAGTGGAAGCTCTCGTATTGCTTCACAAAAACGGTTTTAGTATAATGGAAGTCCCTGTAAAGATGTCGGAGAGGTCCGGGGGGCGCTCTTCCATAACGCCGGTGAAATCGGTCTATTATATGTTCAAGGTCTTCCTTGCCATCCTGGTAGACCTCATCAAGAGGACCTGA
- a CDS encoding fructose-6-phosphate aldolase (similar to novel fructose-6-phosphate aldolase from Escherichia coli; enzyme from Methanocaldococcus janaschii shows transaldolase activity): MKFFIDTANLDEIRTADEWGLIDGVTTNPSLVAKEKCDFKGRIKEICSIIDGPVSAEAVSLDASGMISEARELSKIDKNVVVKLPMTLDGLKAVKAVSKEGIKTNVTLVFSPVQALMAAKAGATYVSPFIGRLDDISQVGMEIIAQILEIYDNYGFTTEIIAASIRHPVHVLDSARIGAHVATIPFKVLEQLAKHPLTDIGIERFLKDWEKVPK; this comes from the coding sequence ATGAAGTTCTTTATCGATACCGCGAATCTCGACGAGATACGTACCGCCGACGAATGGGGGCTCATAGACGGCGTTACCACGAACCCCTCTCTTGTGGCAAAGGAAAAATGCGACTTCAAGGGGCGAATAAAGGAGATATGCTCGATAATAGACGGCCCTGTGAGCGCGGAGGCGGTAAGCCTTGACGCCTCCGGCATGATCTCGGAGGCGAGGGAGCTTTCAAAGATAGACAAGAACGTGGTCGTAAAGCTTCCGATGACACTTGACGGGCTCAAGGCGGTGAAGGCCGTGAGCAAGGAAGGGATAAAGACGAACGTCACACTTGTATTCTCACCGGTGCAGGCCCTTATGGCCGCCAAGGCCGGCGCTACATACGTGAGCCCCTTCATCGGAAGGCTCGACGACATCTCCCAAGTCGGTATGGAGATAATAGCGCAGATACTGGAGATATACGATAACTACGGCTTCACCACCGAGATAATAGCCGCAAGCATCCGGCACCCTGTGCACGTGCTCGACAGCGCGAGGATCGGCGCCCATGTCGCCACCATACCTTTCAAGGTCCTCGAACAGCTCGCGAAGCACCCGCTCACGGATATAGGCATTGAAAGGTTCCTCAAGGACTGGGAGAAGGTCCCGAAGTGA
- a CDS encoding stress responsive protein has product MITHVVLFKLKESSPDAIARTVKMLKGLVGKVPRIRGLEVGTDVLKSQRSYDISLTVKFDSLNDLEAYQTHPEHVLVAQHIASVREAVAVVDYES; this is encoded by the coding sequence TTGATAACGCACGTCGTTTTATTCAAGCTCAAGGAGAGCTCCCCTGACGCTATCGCGAGGACGGTAAAGATGCTCAAAGGACTTGTGGGAAAGGTGCCCCGGATAAGGGGGCTGGAGGTGGGGACCGACGTGCTCAAGTCCCAGCGCTCTTACGATATTTCCCTTACGGTCAAGTTCGATTCGTTAAACGACCTTGAGGCCTACCAGACTCACCCGGAGCACGTCCTGGTTGCCCAGCATATAGCCTCCGTGAGGGAAGCGGTGGCGGTAGTCGATTATGAGTCCTGA